The following are encoded in a window of Ricinus communis isolate WT05 ecotype wild-type chromosome 4, ASM1957865v1, whole genome shotgun sequence genomic DNA:
- the LOC8258154 gene encoding AAA-ATPase ASD, mitochondrial isoform X2: MGKDSSNLVLSMDEYERVTDEFRGVKVWWVSSKVVSPTQSMYPQQERRYYKLTFHKKDRELITEAYLQHVVREGKEIRVRNRQRKLYTNSPGYKWPSYKQTMWSHIVFEHPATFETMALEPEKKQEIIEDLLTFSKSKDFYARIGKAWKRGYLLYGPPGTGKSTMIAAMANLLNYDVYDLELTAVKDNTELRKLLIETTSKSIIVIEDIDCSLDLTGQRKKKSEKCLDDEKDKLEKELPRKELKEEASSKVTLSGLLNFIDGLWSACGGERLIVFTTNYVEKLDPALIRRGRMDKHIELSYCSFEAFKVLARNYLQLEKHPMFNIIQGLMKETKITPADVAENLMPKSPLDNAEKCLSNLIQALEEVKEAEALKTEQEEAAIEKAETRREAEKEEAEYPVKLGGVRQRENGEAEKPF, encoded by the coding sequence ATGGGCAAAGATAGCAGTAACTTAGTACTCAGCATGGATGAATATGAGAGGGTCACCGATGAATTTCGAGGTGTTAAAGTTTGGTGGGTGTCAAGCAAGGTGGTCTCACCAACTCAATCCATGTACCCTCAGCAAGAAAGGAGGTACTACAAGCTCACCTTTCACAAGAAAGATAGGGAGTTGATAACCGAGGCTTACTTGCAGCATGTGGTGAGAGAAGGGAAGGAGATTAGGGTCAGGAACAGACAGAGGAAGCTTTACACTAACAGTCCTGGTTACAAGTGGCCAAGCTATAAGCAGACTATGTGGAGCCATATAGTCTTTGAGCATCCTGCTACTTTTGAAACAATGGCCTTGGAGCCAGAGAAGAAGCAGGAGATTATTGAAGATCTTCTTACTTTTAGTAAGAGCAAAGATTTCTATGCAAGAATCGGAAAAGCATGGAAAAGAGGGTACCTTCTATATGGTCCACCAGGAACTGGAAAGTCTACCATGATCGCTGCAATGGCTAACTTGTTGAATTACGATGTTTATGATTTGGAGCTTACTGCAGTGAAGGATAATACCGAGTTAAGAAAGCTTTTGATCGAAACGACTAGTAAATCGATCATAGTAATTGAGGATATAGATTGTTCACTTGATCTTACAGGtcagagaaagaagaaatcaGAGAAATGCTTGGATGATGAGAAAGATAAGCTGGAGAAGGAACTTCCTCGGAAAGAACTTAAAGAGGAGGCGAGCAGCAAGGTAACACTTTCAGGGCTGTTGAATTTCATTGATGGGTTATGGTCAGCTTGTGGGGGTGAAAGACTAATTGTCTTTACCACAAATTACGTGGAGAAGCTTGATCCTGCTCTGATAAGAAGGGGTAGGATGGATAAGCACATTGAGCTTTCCTATTGCAGTTTTGAGGCATTCAAGGTTCTTGCAAGGAATTACTTGCAGCTCGAAAAGCACCCCATGTTCAACATAATTCAAGGGCTAATGAAGGAGACTAAGATCACACCTGCTGATGTTGCAGAGAACCTTATGCCAAAGTCCCCATTAGATAACGCAGAGAAGTGCCTTTCAAATTTGATTCAAGCGCTCGAGGAAGTTAAAGAAGCAGAAGCTCTGAAAACGGAGCAGGAAGAAGCAGCTATTGAGAAAGCTGAGACTAGAAGAGAagcagaaaaggaagaggcagaATACCCTGTCAAGTTAGGTGGTGTTCGGCAGCGAGAAAATGGAGAAGCAGAAAAACCTTTTTGA
- the LOC8258154 gene encoding AAA-ATPase ASD, mitochondrial isoform X1 yields MILAPQTMTEMWATMGSTIASFMFIWAIFRQYCPYEVRRYFEKYTQGIMTFFYPYIKISIHEYTGDRLKRSEAYAAVEAYLSLNSSKSAKRLKAEMGKDSSNLVLSMDEYERVTDEFRGVKVWWVSSKVVSPTQSMYPQQERRYYKLTFHKKDRELITEAYLQHVVREGKEIRVRNRQRKLYTNSPGYKWPSYKQTMWSHIVFEHPATFETMALEPEKKQEIIEDLLTFSKSKDFYARIGKAWKRGYLLYGPPGTGKSTMIAAMANLLNYDVYDLELTAVKDNTELRKLLIETTSKSIIVIEDIDCSLDLTGQRKKKSEKCLDDEKDKLEKELPRKELKEEASSKVTLSGLLNFIDGLWSACGGERLIVFTTNYVEKLDPALIRRGRMDKHIELSYCSFEAFKVLARNYLQLEKHPMFNIIQGLMKETKITPADVAENLMPKSPLDNAEKCLSNLIQALEEVKEAEALKTEQEEAAIEKAETRREAEKEEAEYPVKLGGVRQRENGEAEKPF; encoded by the coding sequence ATGATATTAGCACCACAAACAATGACTGAGATGTGGGCAACAATGGGCTCAACGATTGCAAGTTTCATGTTTATTTGGGCTATCTTTCGCCAATACTGCCCATATGAGGTTCGTCGttactttgaaaaatatactcaaGGAATCATGACTTTCTTCTATCCTTACATTAAGATATCCATCCATGAGTACACAGGCGATCGTCTCAAGAGAAGTGAAGCTTATGCTGCTGTTGAGGCTTACCTCAGTCTCAACTCATCAAAGTCTGCTAAAAGACTCAAAGCTGAGATGGGCAAAGATAGCAGTAACTTAGTACTCAGCATGGATGAATATGAGAGGGTCACCGATGAATTTCGAGGTGTTAAAGTTTGGTGGGTGTCAAGCAAGGTGGTCTCACCAACTCAATCCATGTACCCTCAGCAAGAAAGGAGGTACTACAAGCTCACCTTTCACAAGAAAGATAGGGAGTTGATAACCGAGGCTTACTTGCAGCATGTGGTGAGAGAAGGGAAGGAGATTAGGGTCAGGAACAGACAGAGGAAGCTTTACACTAACAGTCCTGGTTACAAGTGGCCAAGCTATAAGCAGACTATGTGGAGCCATATAGTCTTTGAGCATCCTGCTACTTTTGAAACAATGGCCTTGGAGCCAGAGAAGAAGCAGGAGATTATTGAAGATCTTCTTACTTTTAGTAAGAGCAAAGATTTCTATGCAAGAATCGGAAAAGCATGGAAAAGAGGGTACCTTCTATATGGTCCACCAGGAACTGGAAAGTCTACCATGATCGCTGCAATGGCTAACTTGTTGAATTACGATGTTTATGATTTGGAGCTTACTGCAGTGAAGGATAATACCGAGTTAAGAAAGCTTTTGATCGAAACGACTAGTAAATCGATCATAGTAATTGAGGATATAGATTGTTCACTTGATCTTACAGGtcagagaaagaagaaatcaGAGAAATGCTTGGATGATGAGAAAGATAAGCTGGAGAAGGAACTTCCTCGGAAAGAACTTAAAGAGGAGGCGAGCAGCAAGGTAACACTTTCAGGGCTGTTGAATTTCATTGATGGGTTATGGTCAGCTTGTGGGGGTGAAAGACTAATTGTCTTTACCACAAATTACGTGGAGAAGCTTGATCCTGCTCTGATAAGAAGGGGTAGGATGGATAAGCACATTGAGCTTTCCTATTGCAGTTTTGAGGCATTCAAGGTTCTTGCAAGGAATTACTTGCAGCTCGAAAAGCACCCCATGTTCAACATAATTCAAGGGCTAATGAAGGAGACTAAGATCACACCTGCTGATGTTGCAGAGAACCTTATGCCAAAGTCCCCATTAGATAACGCAGAGAAGTGCCTTTCAAATTTGATTCAAGCGCTCGAGGAAGTTAAAGAAGCAGAAGCTCTGAAAACGGAGCAGGAAGAAGCAGCTATTGAGAAAGCTGAGACTAGAAGAGAagcagaaaaggaagaggcagaATACCCTGTCAAGTTAGGTGGTGTTCGGCAGCGAGAAAATGGAGAAGCAGAAAAACCTTTTTGA
- the LOC8258151 gene encoding hydroxyproline O-galactosyltransferase GALT6: protein MKRGKLETRLNKFDMFMSLSRQRSIQILIAVGILYVFLVTLEIPVVFNTNISSVSQETTTTLTRPSMLQSEQDLQDKDAPTRPLNWVSHNSLQPTQSRSQPITDILSSLKFDPKTFDPTKKDGSVELHKSAKTAWQVGRKLWEGIVSGKVKVKEAQKPENRSESCPHSVMLSGSEFLKQGKVVELPCGLTLGSHVTVVGKPRGAHAENDPKISLVKDEGEAIMVSQFMMELQGLRTVEGEDPPRILHFNPRLRGDWSGKPVIEQNTCYRMQWGTALRCEGWKSKADEETVDGQAKCEKWIRDDDNHSEESKATWWLNRLIGRTKKVSVDWPFPFIEEKLFVLTLSAGLEGYHVNVDGRHVTSFPYRTGYTLEDATGLTVNGDIDVHSVFAASLPTAHPSFAPQRHLQMSDRWRAPPLPQGPAELFIGVLSAGNHFAERMAVRKSWMQHRLIKSSTVVARFFVALHGRKEVNLELKKEAEFFGDIVVVPYMDNYDLVVLKTVAICEYGVHTVRAKYIMKGDDDTFVRVDAVIDEARKVPEGRSLYIGNINYYHKPLRHGKWAVAYEEWPEEDYPPYANGPGYILSSDIAQFIVSEFERHKLRLFKMEDVSMGMWVEQFNSSKPVLYSHSLKFCQFGCIEGYFTAHYQSPRQMICLWDKLQKLGKPQCCNMR, encoded by the exons ATGAAGAGAGGCAAATTAGAAAccagattaaataaatttgatatgtTCATGTCCTTGAGCAGGCAAAGATCGATCCAAATCCTGATTGCTGTTggtattttatatgtatttcttGTAACGTTAGAAATCCCTGTTGTTTTCAATACTAATATCAGTTCTGTCTCTCAAGAAACTACCACAACCTTAACTCGTCCTTCTATGCTTCAAAGCGAACAAGATTTGCAAGATAAAGATGCCCCAACTCGTCCTCTTAACTGGGTCTCTCACAACTCGCTACAACCAACTCAGTCTCGTTCCCAACCCATTACAGATATTTTATCGAGTTTGAAATTTGATCCAAAAACATTTGATCCCACTAAAAAAGATGGCTCCGTGGAGCTTCATAAGAGTGCTAAAACTGCTTGGCAGGTTGGTAGGAAGCTTTGGGAAGGGATAGTATCAGGTAAAGTTAAGGTTAAAGAAGCTCAAAAACCCGAAAACCGATCCGAATCATGCCCGCATTCAGTTATGTTATCTGGGTCTGAGTTTTTGAAGCAAGGGAAGGTGGTGGAGTTGCCTTGTGGATTGACATTGGGGTCACATGTAACTGTGGTAGGGAAGCCAAGAGGGGCCCATGCTGAGAATGACCCCAAAATATCGTTAGTGAAAGATGAAGGAGAGGCTATTATGGTGTCACAGTTTATGATGGAGTTGCAAGGGTTGAGAACTGTGGAAGGCGAGGACCCACCTAGGATTTTGCATTTTAACCCTAGGTTGAGAGGAGATTGGAGTGGGAAGCCAGTGATTGAGCAGAATACTTGTTATAGGATGCAGTGGGGGACTGCTTTGCGTTGTGAAGGCTGGAAGTCTAAGGCTGATGAGGAGACAG TTGATGGTCAGGCGAAGTGTGAGAAGTGGATACGTGATGATGACAATCACTCAGAGGAGTCAAAGGCAACTTGGTGGTTGAATCGATTAATAGGCCGAACTAAAAAGGTGTCTGTCGACTGGCCATTTCCATTTATAGAGGAGAAGTTGTTTGTTCTGACTCTTAGTGCTGGTTTGGAGGGTTATCATGTCAATGTCGACGGGAGGCATGTTACATCTTTTCCTTATCGGACA GGCTATACTTTGGAGGATGCCACTGGGCTTACCGTGAATGGTGACATTGACGTTCATTCTGTATTTGCTGCTTCATTACCGACAGCACACCCTAGCTTTGCCCCTCAGAGGCATTTACAGATGTCTGACAGATGGAGAGCGCCACCACTTCCTCAGGGGCCTGCAGAACTTTTTATAGGTGTGCTTTCTGCAGGCAACCATTTTGCTGAGAGGATGGCTGTGAGGAAGTCTTGGATGCAGCACAGGCTTATTAAATCGTCAACTGTGGTAGCTCGTTTCTTTGTAGCACTG CATGGCAGAAAAGAAGTGAATTTAGAGTTGAAGAAAGAGGCAGAATTTTTTGGTGACATTGTTGTTGTGCCCTACATGGATAACTATGACCTTGTAGTACTGAAAACTGTTGCCATCTGTGAATATGGA GTCCATACAGTGCGGGCGAAGTATATTATGAAGGGGGATGATGATACATTTGTTAGAGTGGATGCAGTCATTGATGAAGCAAGAAAAGTTCCTGAGGGTAGGAGCTTGTATATTGGGAACATAAATTACTACCATAAGCCTCTGCGACATGGTAAATGGGCAGTGGCATATGAG GAGTGGCCAGAAGAGGATTATCCACCCTATGCAAATGGACCAGGCTATATTTTGTCGTCTGACATTGCGCAATTCATTGTCTCCGAGTTCGAGAGACACAAGTTAAGG CTGTTTAAGATGGAAGATGTAAGCATGGGAATGTGGGTGGAGCAATTCAACAGCTCAAAACCTGTGTTGTACTCGCACAGCTTAAAGTTCTGCCAGTTCGGATGCATTGAAGGGTATTTCACAGCACATTACCAATCTCCGAGGCAGATGATCTGCCTTTGGGATAAACTGCAGAAGCTGGGAAAGCCCCAGTGCTGTAACATGAGATGA